The following coding sequences lie in one Capsicum annuum cultivar UCD-10X-F1 chromosome 5, UCD10Xv1.1, whole genome shotgun sequence genomic window:
- the LOC107872243 gene encoding uncharacterized protein LOC107872243, with product MEDDSTNCCKLEEDSEDECVIDRDCWNKYSQQLRESQGFDIKDYLGGHPGTTIFPRPNYLEFPTNVERMKDYAAQALKLYNEKFDTKYEVNEILKVNGDECGIYFIFYITFTVTNGEKEYFQA from the exons ATGGAGGATGATAGTACAAACTGTTGCAAGCTGGAAGAGGATTCAGAGGATGAGTGTGTGATTGATAGAGATTGCTGGAACAAGTATTCACAACAGCTTCGTGAAAGTCAG GGATTTGACATTAAAGATTATCTTGGTGGGCATCCAGGGACTACCATATTCCCCAGGCCAAACTACTTGGAATTTCCTACTAATGTTGAAAGGATGAAGGATTATGCTGCACAGGCACTTAAGCTGTACAACGAGAAATTT GACACTAAATATGAGGTCAATGAGATTCTCAAGGTTAATGGAGATGAGTGTGGCATTTACTTTATCTTCTATATTACCTTTACGGTTACAAATGGCGAGAAGGAATATTTTCAAGCCTAG